A portion of the Chloroflexia bacterium SDU3-3 genome contains these proteins:
- a CDS encoding DUF2461 domain-containing protein, translating to MDPIPPFSGFPQAGLDFLGELAENNSREWFEAHRATYEQELLAPAQSFIVALGTRLQAFSDEIGYDTRTDGRGVLMRIHRDTRFSADKSPYKTRLSGLFREGRLKKMESPAFGFQIDAEGIELIAGLHKFSPELLSAYRSAVLDGPTGAALAQAIGAVERAGGYRVDGRHLKRIPAGYDASYAHADLLRYDGLYSFSPKIPASAMGTPDLADMCYQHFQNMAPICTWLKGALFAHAAC from the coding sequence ATGGACCCGATCCCGCCGTTCTCCGGCTTCCCGCAGGCGGGCCTCGATTTCCTCGGCGAGCTGGCCGAGAACAACAGCCGCGAGTGGTTCGAGGCCCACAGGGCCACCTACGAGCAGGAGCTGCTCGCGCCAGCCCAGTCGTTCATCGTCGCGCTCGGCACCCGGCTGCAGGCTTTCTCCGACGAGATCGGCTACGACACGCGCACCGATGGCCGGGGCGTGCTCATGCGCATCCACCGCGACACTCGCTTCAGCGCCGACAAGTCGCCCTACAAGACCCGGCTGAGCGGGCTGTTTCGCGAGGGCCGGCTGAAGAAGATGGAGAGCCCGGCCTTCGGCTTCCAGATCGACGCCGAGGGCATCGAGCTAATCGCCGGGCTGCACAAGTTCTCGCCCGAGCTGCTGAGCGCCTACCGCAGCGCCGTCCTCGATGGGCCGACCGGCGCGGCCCTGGCCCAGGCCATCGGCGCGGTCGAGCGCGCTGGCGGCTACCGCGTGGATGGCAGGCACCTCAAGCGCATCCCGGCGGGCTACGATGCCAGCTACGCCCACGCCGACCTGCTGCGCTACGACGGGCTGTACAGCTTCTCGCCCAAGATCCCGGCCAGCGCCATGGGCACGCCAGATCTGGCCGACATGTGCTACCAGCACTTCCAAAACATGGCCCCGATCTGCACCTGGCTGAAGGGGGCGCTGTTCGCGCACGCGGCGTGCTAG
- a CDS encoding iron-siderophore ABC transporter substrate-binding protein — MRRQASMLLLLATLLAACGGQQAAQPTAAPAATAAPATQAAATAEATAAPEAAATSEAAPEASAEATTAADAPTCKAGERLFSHKLLETAPLCIPENPQRIVALDIASVELLLMLGKTPVLTADWLLQEMPLLLPQYAEKLGTIDNRVGYPAELEKVALVKPDLILTTSDAIDVKLASAIAPVVVAKADVYNDWKLGTEFWAEALNQKAYYGEMLANYEARVAELRAALGKPEDIKVSVMSVTSEVQSLWMPDTPPGTILSDVGLSRPEAQSLVGDEAKARYNASQYISISKERLDLADGDAIFYFTYASTDPATAAKEGDFVKSFQQDPIWLKLGAVKNNKAFFVPGYWWRSQSYLLANLVLDDLFTNLAGSKATTPVLAGR; from the coding sequence ATGAGACGCCAAGCATCAATGCTTCTGCTGCTGGCCACGCTGCTGGCAGCCTGTGGCGGCCAGCAGGCGGCCCAGCCCACCGCCGCGCCTGCGGCCACCGCCGCGCCCGCCACCCAGGCCGCCGCTACAGCTGAGGCCACCGCCGCGCCCGAGGCCGCCGCTACATCCGAGGCCGCGCCCGAGGCCTCCGCTGAGGCCACGACTGCCGCCGATGCCCCGACCTGCAAGGCGGGCGAGCGCCTGTTCAGCCACAAGCTGCTGGAGACCGCGCCGCTCTGCATCCCCGAGAACCCCCAGCGCATCGTGGCCCTGGACATCGCCTCGGTCGAGCTGCTGCTGATGCTGGGGAAGACCCCGGTGCTCACCGCCGACTGGCTGCTGCAGGAGATGCCCCTGCTGCTGCCGCAGTACGCCGAGAAGCTGGGCACCATCGACAACCGCGTGGGCTACCCCGCCGAGCTGGAGAAGGTGGCGCTGGTCAAGCCCGACCTGATCCTGACCACCAGCGATGCGATCGACGTGAAGCTGGCCAGCGCCATCGCGCCCGTGGTGGTGGCCAAGGCCGATGTGTACAACGACTGGAAGCTGGGCACCGAGTTCTGGGCCGAGGCCCTGAACCAGAAGGCCTACTACGGCGAGATGCTGGCCAACTACGAGGCCCGCGTGGCCGAGCTGCGCGCGGCGCTGGGCAAGCCCGAGGACATCAAGGTCTCGGTGATGTCGGTGACCAGCGAGGTGCAGTCGCTGTGGATGCCCGACACGCCGCCCGGCACCATCCTGTCGGATGTGGGGCTGTCGCGCCCCGAGGCGCAGTCGCTGGTGGGCGACGAGGCCAAGGCCCGCTACAACGCGTCGCAGTACATCTCGATCTCGAAGGAGCGGCTTGACCTGGCCGACGGCGACGCGATCTTCTACTTCACCTACGCCTCGACCGACCCGGCCACCGCCGCGAAGGAGGGCGACTTCGTCAAGTCGTTCCAGCAGGACCCGATCTGGCTGAAGCTGGGCGCGGTGAAGAATAATAAGGCGTTCTTCGTGCCCGGCTACTGGTGGCGCTCGCAGTCGTACCTGCTGGCCAATCTGGTGCTCGATGACCTGTTCACCAATCTGGCGGGCAGCAAGGCGACCACGCCGGTGCTGGCTGGTCGCTAG
- a CDS encoding family 43 glycosylhydrolase yields the protein MSEYRTFGNPYLPSWEYVPDGEPHVFGDRVYVYGSHDRFNGHVFCLNDYVCWSAPVDDLTLWRYEGVSYKKTDDPLNPAGAMCLYAPDVTQGPDGRFYLYYVLDKVSIVSVAVADRPAGPYTFYGYVRHASGELLGERAGDEPQFDPAVLTEGETTYLYTGFCSGGDESRHGAMACALAADMLTVTEGPSIIVPSRPYGQGSGFEGHEFFEASSIRRLRGRYYFVYSSVVMHELCYATSDRPDRDFRYGGVIVSNNDLHIGGYKPEDMPAYYGGNNHGGLVEIGQRHYVFYHRHTHGTTFCRQGCIEPVVIADDGSIAQVSITSQGMLGQPLPATGEYPAFIACNLFCRTPSLYTAQAAWPDNRFPLITQDGRDDDREPGYVANMMDGAVAGFKYFACAGVRQIHIRVRGYCRGSFEVATAWDGPTLGSIAVDFTNVWTDYCGDVQIPDGVHALYFRYQGEGRASLASFRFA from the coding sequence ATGAGCGAGTATCGAACCTTTGGGAACCCCTACCTGCCGTCGTGGGAGTATGTCCCCGATGGCGAGCCGCACGTGTTTGGCGATCGGGTCTATGTCTATGGCTCGCACGATAGATTCAACGGCCATGTGTTCTGCCTGAACGACTATGTCTGCTGGTCGGCCCCGGTCGACGACCTGACGCTCTGGCGCTACGAGGGCGTCAGCTACAAGAAGACCGACGACCCGCTGAACCCCGCAGGGGCCATGTGCCTCTACGCCCCGGATGTGACCCAAGGCCCCGACGGGCGATTCTACCTCTACTATGTGCTCGACAAGGTCTCGATCGTGTCGGTGGCTGTGGCCGACCGCCCGGCTGGCCCCTACACCTTCTACGGCTATGTCCGCCACGCCAGCGGCGAGCTGCTGGGCGAGCGGGCCGGGGATGAGCCGCAGTTCGACCCCGCCGTGCTGACCGAGGGCGAGACCACCTACCTGTACACCGGCTTCTGCTCCGGCGGCGACGAGAGCAGGCACGGCGCGATGGCCTGCGCGCTGGCCGCCGACATGCTGACCGTGACCGAAGGCCCCAGCATCATCGTGCCCAGCAGGCCCTACGGCCAAGGCTCGGGCTTCGAGGGCCACGAGTTCTTCGAGGCGTCGAGCATCCGCAGGCTGCGTGGTCGCTACTACTTTGTGTACTCGTCGGTGGTGATGCACGAGCTGTGCTACGCCACCAGCGACAGGCCCGACCGCGACTTTCGCTACGGCGGGGTGATCGTCAGCAACAACGATCTGCACATCGGCGGCTACAAGCCGGAGGATATGCCCGCCTACTACGGCGGCAACAACCACGGCGGGCTGGTGGAGATCGGCCAGCGCCACTATGTGTTCTACCACCGCCACACCCACGGCACCACCTTCTGCCGCCAGGGCTGCATCGAGCCAGTGGTCATCGCCGACGACGGCAGCATCGCCCAGGTGAGCATCACGTCGCAGGGCATGCTGGGACAGCCGCTGCCGGCCACGGGCGAGTACCCCGCCTTTATCGCCTGCAACCTGTTCTGCCGCACGCCCTCGCTCTACACTGCGCAGGCGGCCTGGCCGGACAACCGCTTCCCGCTGATCACGCAGGATGGCCGGGACGACGACCGCGAGCCGGGCTATGTGGCCAACATGATGGATGGTGCGGTGGCGGGGTTCAAGTATTTCGCGTGCGCGGGTGTGCGGCAGATCCACATTCGGGTGCGCGGCTACTGCCGGGGCAGCTTCGAGGTCGCGACCGCGTGGGATGGGCCGACGCTGGGCAGCATCGCGGTCGACTTCACCAATGTGTGGACCGACTACTGCGGCGATGTGCAGATCCCCGATGGGGTGCACGCGCTGTACTTCCGCTACCAGGGCGAGGGCCGCGCCAGTCTGGCGTCGTTCCGGTTCGCCTGA